One window of the Mycobacterium sp. SVM_VP21 genome contains the following:
- a CDS encoding LLM class flavin-dependent oxidoreductase, whose translation MTMPVMESNLDATLLRDWARTIDGGPFSSLAWGERIAFTNPDSLTLLGALSAWTERVRLVTTVIVPQLHNPVMLAKALATADMLSQGRLTVGLGIGGREEDYRAVGADPATQKMGELAAAVAIMRRVWAGEKLTESVLPVGPAPTQPGGPPLLVGTIGPKTLRSAATWAEGLAGITMDLDVAKQNELFDVARDAWQQAGRAKPHLATSFWFALGDRDEARDQVRRHLLRYMNWIPAEYVEAMAPTTGWAGSEDELAEVLRRFAAVGTDEVHLIPTSSDLGQLRSVADVIAEVNRAD comes from the coding sequence ATGACCATGCCGGTGATGGAATCGAACCTGGACGCAACGCTGCTGCGCGACTGGGCGCGCACCATCGACGGCGGGCCGTTCTCGTCGCTGGCCTGGGGCGAGCGGATCGCGTTCACCAACCCCGACAGCCTGACCCTGCTGGGGGCGCTGTCGGCGTGGACCGAGCGGGTGCGCCTGGTGACCACGGTGATCGTCCCGCAACTGCACAACCCCGTCATGCTGGCCAAGGCGCTGGCCACCGCCGACATGCTGAGCCAGGGCCGGCTCACCGTCGGGCTCGGCATCGGCGGCCGCGAGGAGGACTACCGGGCGGTCGGTGCCGATCCGGCGACGCAGAAGATGGGCGAGCTGGCCGCCGCGGTGGCGATCATGCGACGCGTCTGGGCGGGGGAGAAGCTCACCGAGTCGGTGCTGCCGGTCGGGCCGGCGCCCACCCAACCTGGCGGGCCGCCGCTGCTGGTCGGCACCATCGGCCCCAAGACCTTGCGCAGCGCAGCGACCTGGGCCGAAGGTCTGGCCGGCATCACCATGGACCTTGATGTCGCCAAACAGAACGAACTGTTCGACGTGGCCCGTGACGCCTGGCAGCAGGCTGGCCGGGCCAAACCGCATCTGGCGACGTCGTTCTGGTTCGCGTTGGGCGACCGTGACGAGGCCCGCGATCAGGTGCGCCGGCACCTGCTGCGCTACATGAACTGGATTCCGGCCGAGTATGTCGAGGCGATGGCGCCGACGACCGGCTGGGCCGGCAGTGAGGACGAGTTGGCCGAGGTGCTGCGCCGGTTTGCGGCGGTGGGCACCGATGAGGTCCACCTCATCCCGACCAGCTCTGACCTGGGGCAACTGCGCAGCGTGGCCGACGTGATTGCCGAGGTCAACCGGGCCGACTGA
- a CDS encoding VOC family protein, with protein MGISFNHTIVAAHDKQASAAFLAELFGLPAPQPFGHFQVVALDHQASLDYADVPAGEEIRPQHYAFLVSESDFDAIYAKISGRGLEHWADPRGERPGQINRNDGGRGVYFRDPGGHYLEILTRPYGSG; from the coding sequence ATGGGCATTTCGTTCAACCACACGATCGTTGCCGCACACGACAAACAGGCGTCGGCGGCTTTCCTGGCCGAGCTGTTCGGACTGCCCGCGCCGCAGCCGTTCGGCCATTTCCAGGTCGTCGCACTCGATCACCAGGCCAGCCTCGACTACGCCGACGTGCCCGCCGGCGAGGAGATCCGGCCGCAGCACTACGCGTTTTTGGTCTCCGAGTCCGACTTCGACGCGATCTACGCCAAGATCTCCGGGCGCGGCCTGGAGCACTGGGCCGATCCTCGAGGTGAGCGCCCGGGCCAGATCAACCGCAACGACGGTGGGCGCGGCGTGTACTTCCGCGATCCCGGCGGTCACTACCTGGAGATCCTCACCCGGCCGTACGGGTCGGGCTAA
- a CDS encoding Rrf2 family transcriptional regulator — protein sequence MRMSAKAEYAVRAMVHLATAEPGALVKTDEIAAAQGIPAQFLVDILSDLRSDRLVRSQRGRDGGYELARAATAISVADVLRCIDGPLASVRDIGLGDLPYAGPTAALTDVWRALRASMRSVLEQTSLADVASGDLPPHVADFAADYRAQERQRGHSPG from the coding sequence ATGCGCATGTCGGCCAAGGCGGAGTACGCGGTGCGAGCGATGGTCCACCTGGCCACCGCCGAACCCGGTGCCCTGGTCAAGACCGACGAAATAGCCGCGGCGCAGGGTATTCCGGCGCAGTTCCTGGTCGACATCTTGTCCGATCTGCGCAGCGACCGGCTGGTGCGCAGCCAGCGCGGCCGCGACGGCGGCTACGAGCTGGCCCGGGCGGCCACCGCGATCAGCGTCGCCGATGTGTTGCGCTGCATCGACGGCCCACTGGCCAGCGTGCGTGATATCGGCCTGGGCGATCTGCCCTACGCCGGGCCCACAGCCGCGTTGACCGACGTCTGGCGGGCATTGCGCGCCAGCATGCGTTCGGTGCTGGAGCAGACCAGTCTGGCCGACGTGGCATCCGGTGATCTGCCTCCGCACGTCGCCGATTTCGCCGCCGACTATCGCGCTCAGGAGCGCCAGCGCGGCCATTCGCCGGGTTAG
- a CDS encoding 3'(2'),5'-bisphosphate nucleotidase CysQ, with protein sequence MNDHQLAAHLGAEAGRLLLRVREELADASGAERKAAGDQRSHDFLMAALASERPDDAVLSEEGADNPVRLSAERVWIVDPLDGTREFSELGRDDWAVHVALWQSGDLVAGAVALPARDTTLATPAVPAPSAYSGAPRIAVSRSRPPAVAEAVRERLDGVLVPMGSAGVKVASVIQGIADVYVHAGGQYEWDSAAPVAVARAAGLHTSRIDGSPLVYNRPDPLLPDLVVCRPEYAQEVLAAIS encoded by the coding sequence GTGAACGATCACCAGCTGGCCGCGCACTTGGGCGCCGAAGCGGGGAGATTGCTGCTGCGCGTCCGCGAGGAACTGGCCGATGCCAGCGGAGCGGAGCGCAAAGCCGCCGGCGACCAGCGGTCGCACGACTTCCTGATGGCCGCACTGGCAAGCGAGCGGCCGGACGACGCAGTGCTGTCCGAGGAGGGCGCCGACAACCCAGTCCGGCTGAGTGCCGAACGGGTGTGGATCGTCGACCCGCTGGACGGGACCCGGGAGTTCAGTGAACTCGGCCGCGACGACTGGGCCGTGCACGTGGCACTGTGGCAGTCCGGCGACCTGGTCGCCGGGGCGGTGGCCCTGCCCGCGCGGGACACCACACTGGCGACCCCGGCGGTTCCCGCGCCGTCGGCGTACTCCGGCGCGCCCCGCATCGCGGTGTCGCGCAGCCGACCGCCCGCGGTCGCCGAAGCGGTTCGCGAGCGACTGGATGGCGTGTTGGTGCCGATGGGCTCGGCGGGGGTGAAGGTCGCCTCGGTCATCCAGGGCATCGCCGACGTCTACGTACACGCCGGCGGACAGTACGAGTGGGACTCCGCGGCCCCGGTGGCGGTGGCGCGGGCCGCGGGCCTGCACACCTCGCGCATCGACGGCTCCCCGCTGGTCTACAACCGGCCCGATCCGCTGCTGCCCGACCTGGTCGTGTGTCGCCCCGAATACGCGCAAGAGGTGCTCGCAGCAATCAGCTGA
- the cysC gene encoding adenylyl-sulfate kinase, whose translation MSAATTLLRIATAGSVDDGKSTLIGRLLFDSKAVMEDQLASVERTSRERGHDYTDLALVTDGLRAEREQGITIDVAYRYFATPKRKFIIADTPGHIQYTRNMVTGASTAQLAIVLVDARHGLQEQSRRHTFLASLLGIRHIVLAVNKMDLIDWDAEKFEAIRDDFHSFATRLDVHDVTTIPISALLGDNVVTKSDKTPYYDGPALLSHLEEVYIAGDRNLVDVRFPVQYVIRPQTHEHADHRSYAGTVASGVLRPGDDVVVLPSGKPSRIAAIEGPNGTVAEAFPPMAVSVSLTDDIDISRGDMIARTNNQPRVVQDFDATVCWMADGATLQPGNDYIIKHTTRTTRVKVMALDYRLDVNTLHRDKDANTLNLNELGRVSLRSQVPLMLDEFTRNDATGSFILIDQATNGTVAAGMVLREQSARAASPNTVRHESLVTATDRLSKGRTVWLTGLSGAGKSSVAMRVEQMLLERGTPAYVLDGDNLRHGLNADLGFSMADRAENLRRLAHVATLLADSGQIVLVPAISPLIEHRELARRVHTDAGFDFVEVFCDTSLEECEQRDPKGLYAKARAGLITHFTGIDSPYQRPRNPDVRLSSQDSVDEQARQVIAAIDDRQ comes from the coding sequence GCCGGCTCGGTCGACGACGGCAAGTCCACGCTGATCGGCCGGCTGCTGTTCGACTCCAAGGCCGTCATGGAGGACCAGCTGGCTTCGGTCGAGCGCACCTCCCGTGAGCGCGGCCACGACTACACCGACCTGGCCCTGGTGACCGATGGCCTGCGCGCCGAGCGCGAGCAGGGCATCACCATCGATGTCGCCTACCGCTATTTCGCCACGCCCAAGCGGAAATTCATCATCGCCGACACCCCGGGGCACATCCAATACACCCGCAACATGGTGACCGGCGCCTCGACCGCCCAGCTGGCGATCGTGCTGGTGGACGCCCGCCACGGCCTGCAGGAGCAGTCCCGTCGGCACACCTTCCTGGCGTCGCTGCTGGGCATTCGCCACATTGTGCTGGCCGTCAACAAGATGGACCTGATCGACTGGGACGCCGAGAAGTTCGAGGCGATCCGCGACGACTTCCACTCGTTCGCCACCCGCCTGGACGTGCACGACGTGACGACCATCCCGATCTCGGCGCTGCTCGGCGACAACGTGGTGACCAAGTCCGACAAGACGCCCTACTACGACGGTCCGGCGCTGCTGAGCCACCTCGAAGAGGTCTACATCGCCGGTGACCGCAACCTGGTCGATGTGCGGTTCCCGGTGCAGTACGTGATCCGCCCGCAGACCCACGAGCACGCCGATCACCGCAGCTACGCCGGCACGGTGGCCAGTGGCGTGCTGCGTCCCGGCGACGACGTCGTGGTGCTGCCGTCGGGAAAGCCGAGTCGGATCGCCGCGATCGAGGGGCCGAACGGTACAGTGGCCGAAGCGTTTCCGCCGATGGCAGTCTCGGTGAGCCTCACCGACGACATCGACATCTCCCGCGGCGACATGATCGCGCGCACCAACAACCAGCCGCGCGTGGTCCAGGATTTCGACGCCACCGTGTGTTGGATGGCCGACGGTGCGACGCTGCAGCCGGGCAACGACTACATCATCAAGCACACCACCCGAACCACCCGGGTGAAGGTGATGGCGCTGGACTACCGCCTCGACGTCAACACCTTGCACCGCGACAAAGACGCGAACACGTTGAACCTCAACGAACTCGGCCGCGTCTCGCTGCGCTCGCAGGTGCCGCTGATGCTCGACGAATTCACCCGCAACGACGCCACCGGGTCGTTCATCCTGATCGACCAGGCGACCAACGGAACCGTGGCCGCCGGCATGGTGCTGCGCGAACAGTCGGCGCGTGCCGCCAGCCCGAACACGGTGCGCCACGAGTCGCTGGTGACGGCGACGGATCGGTTGTCAAAGGGCCGCACCGTATGGCTGACCGGCCTGTCCGGTGCCGGTAAGTCGTCGGTGGCCATGCGGGTCGAGCAGATGCTGCTCGAAAGAGGAACTCCCGCTTACGTTCTCGACGGCGACAACCTGCGGCACGGACTCAACGCCGATTTGGGATTCTCGATGGCCGATCGAGCCGAGAACCTGCGCCGACTGGCGCACGTAGCCACCCTGCTGGCCGATTCCGGGCAGATCGTGCTGGTGCCGGCGATCAGCCCGTTGATCGAGCATCGCGAGCTGGCTCGTCGGGTGCACACCGATGCCGGGTTCGACTTCGTCGAGGTGTTCTGCGACACCTCCCTGGAGGAGTGCGAGCAGCGTGACCCCAAGGGGCTCTACGCAAAAGCACGCGCGGGCCTGATCACGCACTTCACCGGTATCGACAGCCCGTATCAGCGGCCGAGGAATCCGGATGTGCGGCTGAGCTCGCAGGACAGTGTCGACGAGCAGGCCCGCCAGGTCATCGCAGCGATCGACGACCGCCAGTGA